From Faecalicatena sp. Marseille-Q4148:
AATAGGATCCGTTTCATCGTATTCTTCCAAATAATTCATCATTACATTTCCTCTTCATCGTCTACTTCTTCCAATTTCTGGTCAAATATTGTCTCTTCTATCATTCTAACGCACTGTTCTGTATCTTTCAGAATATCTTTTCCCCAGAAATGTATCACGGTCCACCCCATAAAATTTAATTGCTGATCCTTCTCTTCATCTCTTTGGATATTCCGCTCTATTTTTTTAACCCAATAATCTGGATTTTTCCCTTTTTCTAATCTTGGCTTCAGTATTTCCCAATCTTTTCCATGAAAAAACTCACTATCACAAAAAATTGCAATACGATACTTCGTCAGCACAATATCCGGCCTTTCTGGTAATTCCTTATAATTTTTCCGATAACGAAATCCTCTATGCCATAGTGCTTTTCTCAGCACAACCTCTATACTTGTATCTTTTCCACGTATCTTACTCATATTCTTATGGCTTTTTTCTGTAACTTCACCATGAAAACGTGGTTCTTTCGTCGGCATAATTTTCTCACCTTCAATACCGTATAATCCATTTTATTGTATCAAACTAACAGCCACTATTCAATTCCCTACAAACAGAAAAAAGACACGTTTTTTAATCAACGTGCCTTTACCATATTTGATTTTCTCTTACATGTATTATTTATACATAAAACATTTCCAATAACACCATTTCTTCCGCAACATTCTTGATGTTATTCATCCTCCTCACCCATTCCATCTGATCCTGCATCTTCAATCCCTCCGTCACACCCCACTGTTCAGCCATCTGTTCCATCAGTATCTCAACTTCTTCTCTCACTTCCTTATCAACCTGATTCAGATGTTCCGTCAGTTTACCAGTCAATACCAGATACTGATACCTGGCACTCCTGTGTTCCTTCAGAAACTGCTTTCGCATTATTCCATATTTTCCATATGTAGGTTTTTCTTCATTGATTTCCAAATCCGGCAGATAATAATCTCCATGCAATGTGTAGCTCAGTCCGTTCTTTTCATCATAAATTTGTTTCTTCATATTCTTACAACTCCATTCCTCTGTACTTTGTTTTATTCTTCTTAATTTGTGCATTGTGTTCTTCACTTCGTTCTTTCGCCCACGGTATGCGATCACTTATTTTTTTCGGCATTTGCTCTTTCTGTTTTTTCGCTTCAAGTTCCGCCTGCATTCGGATATCGTCCTGCACCAGTCGTTCTACCATATCTTTTCCAAGTATGCGTAAAAGTCGGTTATATCTGTCTGCGAGTCCCTGCAGTATTTCTTTCTCACCGGACAATTTCTGATAATCTTTCTGAACTTCTGCCAGTTCCTTTTTTGTGTTCTCATGCTCTTGCTTTTTCTTCTGAAACTTACTTTTCCAACTATCTCTTTCTCTTGTGAGTTCTTTCACCTGAGCAGCCATCGCACCAATCTTATTTTTCATTTCGATGAACAATGGTTTTATTTTCTTATCCCGGTAAGTTACCGCACGTTCCAATGCTGTAGCTTCCGGCAAAAATGTTTTGATCATTCCATATTCTTTTATTTCCTTACTGACATTATCCATCACTGGTTGCAGGAATGCTCTTCTGTCCTCCAGTTTTTTCAATTCCGTTTCTGCTTTCTCCGCACGTTTTTCTGCTGTCTCTTTATCTTTCTGGAACTGAATTTTTTCTTCTTCCAGTAGCTTAATATCTGCCCTTGCTTCTCCAATCTGAGAAGTCAATCCTTCATTCTCCGCTGTCAGATTTTCTTTTTCCTGTTCCAGTTTCTGCACTTCCTTTTTACGTTCTTTTTTCTTGAAATTGTAAACATCCAGATGCTCTTCATGTGTGCCTTTCTGTTCCCATTCAATTCCATGCTGCTTTGCGATTTCCGCCAGCACTTCTTTTTCATGATTTATCCACTGATTCAGTTCTGTATCATGCTTATTTCCACCTTGAAATCCAAGACTTTTCAATGCCTGTTTCAGTGAAACTCTGGTATCCATTCCTTTTCCCTTCCAGTTGGTCACATAAGGAACAAAGTCAATATGCAGATGCGGAGTAGCTTCGTTCTGATGCAGATAGCAGCTAAATACCCGAAGTGTCGGATTCCGTTTCTGGAAGTCTTTCACATATTTGTCCAGTACCTTTACAGCCAGATTTCCTTCTGACGTTCCCACTGCCATATCCTCACGATTACCAATCTGGAATAGGAATATCACTTCATGGAACAGCTTCTCCTGTTTGCCCTGTCGGATTTTTTCATAATAATTTGCGATCTGCCGGTCTTTTCTTTTTCCAACATTGTATCTCTCCACAGCATCATCAAACAGTTCTTTATAAACTTCTTTCAGATTTTCATTCTGGTAACAAATATTCAGTTGTACTCTGTCCGGGTCTACATTTTCTGCTACAAAATCCCGTCTGTTATGAGCCAATGAACCGACTCCGATCATGCCACTGATTGTTCGTTTCATCATAAACTTTCTCACCTCTTCTCTGTTTGAGTGCCAGATATGGCACATAATTTTTATTTACGCCAGACATGGCGATATTTAAGAAACTTTCGCCGGATACGGCGGTTTTGTTGCTTTTGTCAAAAGTAATGCAAAAGCACTTTCGACAGCCGTACCGTCCATCAAAAGTACCCTTGCGCCCTGCGGGGCTATTTACTCCGGTATCCTTGCCTGCACATATTCCAGATTTCCACAATACGGTGTCCCCACCAGATACCATTCCCTTGCCAGGTTCATCTCCATTCTGGTCTGACCCACTTGTCATCCACTAATACTTCCAGACCTTCTCCACAGTGAAATCCTGTATCAATCCATAAGTCCGATGACAATAATCCATATCTTTCATTGCTGCTGTTATATCCTAATCTTCCCTGTTTCATCAGTTTCTTCTCCTCTCCTGTCTGTAAACGGAATTTGTAAACACAGCTCAAAAGATTTTAAAAGTTAACTTTTCCATTCTTTTTACAAAGTCTCGTTTACATTGTTTGCAACGGTGTACAAAGGGAACATAATAAAAAACTTAATAATGGACTGCCAATCTTACACAAAGTACCGCCCAAACGAGACTACGGGCGGTATTTTTGTATCATGGCGGAGAAAGGAGGAATTTCCCACGGGGGCTTGACTGAAAAGTTGAGCCCCTTTTTTCATGCCAAAAAACAGGAGGTAAATGCTTATGGCAGATGATAAAACCACAAAAACGCCGGAACAGCCGGTAACGGATAGCGGGCCGGGCAAGGAAACACCGCCCACTCCCCCAAAAGAGCCGGAGAAGGTTTCCGTTTCCCCGGAGCCGGAAAAAAAGACGGAACCAGAGGTAAAGAACCCACAGGTTTCTGTCTATAACTTCGCTGAAATTATGAAGGAAAAGAAAGCCGAGGCACGGGCGGCAGCTCCCGGCGGGGAAAAGCCTGACCCAGCAAAAGCGGAGAAACCGGAAAAGCAGCCGGAGGCTCCGAAAAAAGCGGAGGAAAAACCCAAAGAGCCGGAACAGCCGAAGCGCCGGGGCCGTCCCCCGAAAGCAGATAAGGACAAGGCCGCAGCCCCAAAGCCTAAAGCCCCCGCACAGAAACCGGAAAAGGCGGTCAAAAAGGAACCGGAGAAAAAAGGAACTCCAACGGTACAGGCCGCTTCCGCTCCGAAGGAACCCGAGAAGCCGAAGGATGCACCACGCCGGGGCAAGGAGCAGATCGTCTATATCAAGCTGAACGAGCTCCACGCCTTCAAGAACCATCCCTTTGAAGTCCGGGACGATGAAGAAATGCGGGCTATGGTGTCCAGCGTCAAGGACAAGGGCGTTACCCAGCCTGCTATCGTCCGTCCCCGTGAGGATGGCGGCTATGAGATCGTGTCCGGCCACCGCCGCCAGAAGGCCAGCGAGCTTGCCGGATATGCGGATATGCCCTGTATTGTTCGCAATCTGACGGACGATGAAGCCATCACGCAGATGGTCGAGGACAATCTCAACCAGCGTGAAGAAATCCTCCCCAGTGAGCGGGCCAAAGCCTTGAAAATGCAGCTTGAGGCCATCAAGCATCAGGGCTCCCGCACTTCGGGCCAGATTGACCCGAAGGACGCAGGAAAACGCTCCAACGAAATTGTAGCCGAGCGCAATAAGATGGCGGTCAAGCAGGTGCAGCGGTATATCCGGCTCAATGAGCTGGTTCCCGACCTGATGAAGCTGATGGATGAAAAAAAGCTGGGCTTTACTACGGCGGTGGAGCTTTCCTATATCGGCAAGAAGAACCAGAACTATATCGCCGTCGCCATTGACAGCCAGCAGTCCTCGCCTTCACAGGCACAGGCAAAGCGTATGCGGGAGCTGGACGAAAAGAAGCTGCTCAACGGGGATGTGATTGACGGCATTATGATGGAGGACAAAAAGGAGGTAGACAAAGTGATTTTGACAGGTGCGGAACTGAGCAAGTATTTCGGCAAGGAAACTACGCCGAGGGAAATGAAGGATCAGATCATCAAGCTGCTGGACGACTGGAAGGGACAGCAGAAGGAACACGAAAAGCCGGAGAAGAAAAACGAACAGGAAAAGTAAGCCCAAACTTCGGGTCAGCATGGCCCGAGGATTGCGGGGCTCTGCCCCGCGCCCCGAAGCTCTGGAGATATAAATTATTCCCCGTCGCCAGTTATTCCGTAGCATAGCCGGGAAAATCAGTCAAGGGCAGCGCCGCCGTAGGCGGTGCCAGAGGCACCCTTGACGGATTTCTCCCGGTTATGCTTTTTCCCGGTCAAGCGACGGGGATATAAATTCTCCAGAGCCGTTCCCCTTCCCGGGGGAAGGGGCGGAGGGGTTGGGCGATACCTTGCTTTTCCCTAAACCAAAACAGAAATGGAGGCTCAACCAATGAAACGACCTTTAGCGTACCTGACCGCCGCATGGAGCGGCGAGCCGGATGTTGATATGGAGCTGGCGGCCCACTACTGCCGCCTTGCTTATGAGGCGGGCTTTTCCCCGATCTGCCCGCTCTTGTACCTGCCGCTGTTTTTGAATGACAGCGTTCCCGAGGAACATAAGGCCGGGATTGATATGCGCCGGGATATGCTGCGGCGCTCCCACACCCTGATCGTCTGCGGCAGCGCTGTGGACGAGGATGTAAAAAATGATATTGCGGTTGCCGGGCGGCTGGGCATTGCGGCGACCACACTGGAAGGGGTGCTTGCCGTGAAGGGACACGGCACCCCGGGCCATGCCGGACATTAAGCTGGGAAGCCTTTTCGACGGGATCGGCGTGTTCCCTCTGGCTGCTTCCCGGTGTGGTATCCGTCCGGTATGGGCCAGCGAGATTGAAAAAGCGCCCATCTCCATAACCAAAAGGCACTTTCCCGACATGGTGCATTTGGGGGATATTACGAAGGTGGACGGCGGGAAAATCCCACCTGTCCATATAATTACCTTCGGTTCCCCCTGTCAGAACCTTTCTCTGATTGGCAACCGCTCCGGCCTTGCCGGGGCAAAATCAAGCCTGTTCTATCAGGCGTTTCGTATCATACAGGAAATGAGGGATGCTACTGATAACCTATATCCAGCTATCGCTGTTTGGGAAAACGTCATGGGAGCGTTTTCTACAAATGACCGGATGGACTTTAGAGCCGTCCTATCCGCCTTCTCGGACACCGAAGTTCCAATGCCTCCTTCGGGAAGATGGGGAAACGCCGGAATGGTGCGAGGGGGAACGCCTGATGTGTGCTGGCGGCTCATGGACGCCCAGTATTGGGCAGGCTCCCGAAGGCTGGCACGAAGGCAGCGGATTTTCGTCGTGGCGGATTTTGGAGGCAGACGTGCCGCAGACATACTATTTAAGCCCCGTCCAATGCTCCCACTTCCTCCGCCTTGCGGAGAGGGCGGGCGGGCCGCCGCCGAAGGAGATCGAACAGCTTCTTTTGAAACAGGGCGGCAGATACCAGTCATCCACCCCTTTCAGTGCTTCCGTATGCGGGGAGCGGCAAAAAGGCAGGAAGAAACGGCCTTCCGAAACAGCTTCGGATTACCAACTGACCCTTTTCCCACTCTTTTAGCCAGTGATGTAACGCCCTTTGCCTTCTGGTATGAGGGCGACCCGAAGGGCGGCTGTATCCGTTTTCTGACGGAAACGGAAAGCGAACGGCTGATGGGGCTGCCAGAGGGCTGGACAAAGTACGGGGCGGACGGCGTGGAGATCCGGCCTCTGCAACGCTACAAGGCACTGGGAAACGCGATTGCCCTCCCTTGCGCCGATTACATTATGGCCGGGATTTATGAGGTGCTGGCTGACCGGGCCGGAAAGGAGGAATGAGCCCATGTTTGAAGCCTATATAACCAATAC
This genomic window contains:
- a CDS encoding very short patch repair endonuclease, which encodes MPTKEPRFHGEVTEKSHKNMSKIRGKDTSIEVVLRKALWHRGFRYRKNYKELPERPDIVLTKYRIAIFCDSEFFHGKDWEILKPRLEKGKNPDYWVKKIERNIQRDEEKDQQLNFMGWTVIHFWGKDILKDTEQCVRMIEETIFDQKLEEVDDEEEM
- a CDS encoding TnpV protein, whose product is MKKQIYDEKNGLSYTLHGDYYLPDLEINEEKPTYGKYGIMRKQFLKEHRSARYQYLVLTGKLTEHLNQVDKEVREEVEILMEQMAEQWGVTEGLKMQDQMEWVRRMNNIKNVAEEMVLLEMFYV
- a CDS encoding plasmid recombination protein, yielding MCHIWHSNREEVRKFMMKRTISGMIGVGSLAHNRRDFVAENVDPDRVQLNICYQNENLKEVYKELFDDAVERYNVGKRKDRQIANYYEKIRQGKQEKLFHEVIFLFQIGNREDMAVGTSEGNLAVKVLDKYVKDFQKRNPTLRVFSCYLHQNEATPHLHIDFVPYVTNWKGKGMDTRVSLKQALKSLGFQGGNKHDTELNQWINHEKEVLAEIAKQHGIEWEQKGTHEEHLDVYNFKKKERKKEVQKLEQEKENLTAENEGLTSQIGEARADIKLLEEEKIQFQKDKETAEKRAEKAETELKKLEDRRAFLQPVMDNVSKEIKEYGMIKTFLPEATALERAVTYRDKKIKPLFIEMKNKIGAMAAQVKELTRERDSWKSKFQKKKQEHENTKKELAEVQKDYQKLSGEKEILQGLADRYNRLLRILGKDMVERLVQDDIRMQAELEAKKQKEQMPKKISDRIPWAKERSEEHNAQIKKNKTKYRGMEL
- a CDS encoding ParB/RepB/Spo0J family partition protein translates to MLMADDKTTKTPEQPVTDSGPGKETPPTPPKEPEKVSVSPEPEKKTEPEVKNPQVSVYNFAEIMKEKKAEARAAAPGGEKPDPAKAEKPEKQPEAPKKAEEKPKEPEQPKRRGRPPKADKDKAAAPKPKAPAQKPEKAVKKEPEKKGTPTVQAASAPKEPEKPKDAPRRGKEQIVYIKLNELHAFKNHPFEVRDDEEMRAMVSSVKDKGVTQPAIVRPREDGGYEIVSGHRRQKASELAGYADMPCIVRNLTDDEAITQMVEDNLNQREEILPSERAKALKMQLEAIKHQGSRTSGQIDPKDAGKRSNEIVAERNKMAVKQVQRYIRLNELVPDLMKLMDEKKLGFTTAVELSYIGKKNQNYIAVAIDSQQSSPSQAQAKRMRELDEKKLLNGDVIDGIMMEDKKEVDKVILTGAELSKYFGKETTPREMKDQIIKLLDDWKGQQKEHEKPEKKNEQEK
- a CDS encoding DNA cytosine methyltransferase, encoding MPDIKLGSLFDGIGVFPLAASRCGIRPVWASEIEKAPISITKRHFPDMVHLGDITKVDGGKIPPVHIITFGSPCQNLSLIGNRSGLAGAKSSLFYQAFRIIQEMRDATDNLYPAIAVWENVMGAFSTNDRMDFRAVLSAFSDTEVPMPPSGRWGNAGMVRGGTPDVCWRLMDAQYWAGSRRLARRQRIFVVADFGGRRAADILFKPRPMLPLPPPCGEGGRAAAEGDRTASFETGRQIPVIHPFQCFRMRGAAKRQEETAFRNSFGLPTDPFPTLLASDVTPFAFWYEGDPKGGCIRFLTETESERLMGLPEGWTKYGADGVEIRPLQRYKALGNAIALPCADYIMAGIYEVLADRAGKEE